The Spirochaetaceae bacterium genome includes the window CGCTCCCCATATGTGGCCGGTGAGTATCGAGACGGCATATTCCATGATTTGATAAGCGTCGACCTCACTTACCACGTGAAAGACAGTGAGACCACGGCGAGTATTGACGGTATAGATCAAGTGTTTCTGCAGGCCACTGTACACCACGAGCTCGTCCACTCATTCAGATCGAGAGGAATTATTGACATTGATGTTCCCATAGCTGCAGCATGGGGTTACTATTTTGAATGGTCGAAGAAGGAAGACCTTACGGATAAGTCTAAGGTCAAGTATATAGAGGAAGGAATGGACTCAATAGATCCTGGGGCTCACATCGAAGAGATAGTTGGAAAGTATCGAGCGGAATTCGTCGAGGAGACCCCGGAGAGTTACGTCGACGCGGCAAAGTTTGCTGGTGCCCTATATGCGTTGTTCAACACGGACGATGACATGGCAATGTTCTATGTTCTCGCGACAGGTATGAGACTCGACCATCAATCCGCGATGTATGCCGCTTCGAATCCGATGGCTATAGGTGCAATTCTTTCTTTTCGGTGGGGATCGTATTTCGAATTCAATCAATCGAAATTCGACTCCGACATGTTGAAGCTCTCGAAAGACACTCGAGATGTAGTAATGACGTACATTAATTCGCTTAGTGAGACTCACGAAGTCGGGCTTGTGCCACGTATAGATGGTATAATCGACTTTTCCGAAGGGTCGTCTATGGACCTACGGCCTACCGACTGACGTGACTGACGAGAGTCCGTTGACCAGTCTTTGGAAGTGCTGCATTGTTGTGGGCATGTCTGTCGAACCGAGGTGGGACTGATGAATACTCGCGCCGACCTCGCTCTGTACAACTCCCGTGGTCGGCTGACTGCCATCGTCGAAGCCAAGAGCAAGATGAATACGTCAAGTGAGTGGGCTACGATGACGCGACGGAACATTGTTGCCCGCTGGAACATCGACGGCATCGACTTCTTTCTATTGGTCACGCCTGATCGTCTGTACATGTGGAAGGATGCGGGAACAAGGCATAGCCCTGTCCCGCCAACCCACAAAGCCGACACTACAGCGGAATTCGCACCCTATTTCAAGGGCGCCGGCGTAAGTCCCAAGCGCATTACCGGTCATGCATTCGAGCTGGTCGTTGGGGCGTGGCTGGGGGACGTGATGCGATCGGCACGAAGGGCGGACGAGAATACGGATACGCTGCGCACACTTGTCGAGTCTGGACTTGACACCGCGGTCCGGGACGGACGCATCGAGTACGAAGCGGTAGTGTGAACGTCTACGTGGAGTCGAATTTCGTATTGGAACTTGCCCTTCAGCAGGAGCAATCGGCAAGCTGCGAGAGTATCCTGGAGCTCTGCGAAGCAGGCCGAGTGCACCTCGTAGTGCCTGCCTTCAGTCTGACCGAACCCCATGAGACCCTCGCACGTCGACGCATTCAACGCAGAGATATGAAGAGAGTCTTGGATAAAGAACTCAGACAGCTTGCTCGAACCGCAACCAACACCGGTCAATTGCACAGGTTTGACAGCATCACCGATCTCCTTGTTAGCAGCGCGGAGGAGGAGAGCCACAACCTGACCAAGATAACCTCCAGGCTGCTGAGTGCTGCCGAGTTGATTCCGCTCGACGCGTCGGTGTTGGGCAACGCCAGCGGATATCAG containing:
- a CDS encoding PIN domain-containing protein gives rise to the protein MNVYVESNFVLELALQQEQSASCESILELCEAGRVHLVVPAFSLTEPHETLARRRIQRRDMKRVLDKELRQLARTATNTGQLHRFDSITDLLVSSAEEESHNLTKITSRLLSAAELIPLDASVLGNASGYQSTHGFSPQDSIVYASIISHLHGCLQRKSYFISRDSDFDDQDIVNEIGSFNCEIVDSFSRGYHSITRDLTGKAGPS